A genomic window from Sphingobacterium spiritivorum includes:
- a CDS encoding M28 family peptidase produces the protein MKKLLILLSVLPWLYSCAFAQEPVQKKYAEMLNEESAKKHLTILSSKEYEGRGTGQKGGEKAAQYIAAEFKRLGLKAPQSGYFQKINLKNRRFEVNQFTVGSKDFKNGKDFFILGDNEKTVIKTEDIVFVGYGIEDSKYNDYANIDVSNKVVLLITDDEPTDKNGNSLITGTSKKSEWSTSRNKKLQHLMKKNPKLILAASVTTELMLKRMAGRLTGGSYELQKDKEEAEKQTSVTPAVAFITPAIANDILQVKNISFQKFKENNSVQSTLIPVKFNAEYGITEEMLNDANVLGLLEGTDLKEEIVVLSGHYDHDGIDENGTIFPGADDNGSGTTGVLDLARAFAQAKADGHGPRRSILFIAFAAEEKGLLGSEYYSENPVYPLSNTVVCLNMDMIGRIDDKHLNGNHNYIHVIGSDKLSSELHAINKKANDDFTKMELDYMYDDPKDPLRIYYRSDQYNFAKHKIPVIFYFSGLHPHYHTPEDTIEKIDFPMMAKREKLAFYTAWEIANRDKRLVVDSNKE, from the coding sequence ATGAAAAAACTACTAATACTTCTGAGTGTTCTGCCTTGGTTATACAGCTGTGCTTTTGCACAGGAGCCTGTTCAGAAAAAATACGCTGAAATGCTGAATGAGGAGAGCGCAAAAAAACATCTTACTATTTTATCATCTAAAGAATACGAAGGTCGCGGTACCGGACAGAAAGGTGGCGAAAAAGCAGCTCAATACATTGCAGCTGAATTTAAAAGATTAGGACTGAAAGCTCCGCAATCCGGGTATTTCCAAAAAATAAATCTTAAAAACAGACGTTTTGAAGTCAATCAGTTTACTGTAGGAAGTAAGGATTTCAAAAACGGAAAAGACTTTTTTATTCTGGGGGATAATGAAAAGACGGTTATAAAGACTGAAGACATCGTATTTGTAGGTTATGGTATTGAAGATTCAAAATACAACGATTACGCAAATATAGATGTCAGCAATAAAGTAGTTTTACTGATTACAGACGATGAACCTACAGATAAAAATGGAAATTCCCTGATCACGGGTACTTCTAAGAAATCAGAGTGGAGTACTTCCAGAAATAAAAAGCTGCAACATCTGATGAAAAAGAATCCAAAGTTAATTCTGGCAGCTTCAGTCACAACCGAACTCATGCTGAAAAGAATGGCAGGAAGATTGACAGGAGGCTCTTATGAATTGCAAAAGGATAAGGAAGAAGCTGAAAAGCAGACTTCAGTAACCCCTGCAGTCGCTTTTATTACCCCTGCGATTGCAAATGATATTCTTCAGGTAAAGAACATATCTTTTCAAAAATTTAAAGAAAATAACAGCGTACAATCTACCCTGATTCCCGTAAAGTTTAATGCAGAATATGGGATCACAGAAGAGATGCTTAATGACGCAAATGTATTAGGACTACTGGAAGGTACAGATCTGAAAGAAGAAATAGTGGTCTTATCAGGTCACTATGATCATGACGGGATCGATGAGAACGGAACTATTTTTCCGGGTGCTGATGATAACGGATCCGGCACGACCGGAGTACTGGATCTTGCCCGCGCCTTTGCTCAGGCTAAGGCTGATGGTCATGGCCCACGCCGGAGTATCCTATTTATTGCTTTTGCAGCAGAAGAAAAAGGTCTCCTTGGATCTGAGTACTACTCGGAGAATCCTGTATATCCCCTATCCAATACTGTTGTCTGCCTGAATATGGATATGATAGGCCGTATTGATGATAAACACCTGAATGGAAATCACAATTATATACATGTTATCGGATCAGATAAATTAAGTTCCGAACTACATGCAATCAATAAGAAAGCTAATGATGATTTCACAAAGATGGAACTGGATTATATGTATGATGATCCAAAAGATCCTTTGCGCATCTATTACCGGTCGGATCAATATAATTTTGCCAAACACAAAATCCCGGTTATTTTCTATTTCTCAGGATTACATCCTCACTATCATACCCCAGAAGACACCATTGAAAAGATAGATTTTCCGATGATGGCCAAACGTGAAAAATTAGCCTTTTACACCGCCTGGGAAATTGCCAACCGGGATAAAAGACTTGTCGTAGACAGTAATAAAGAATAA